In the Callospermophilus lateralis isolate mCalLat2 chromosome 7, mCalLat2.hap1, whole genome shotgun sequence genome, ttgctaagtacaaaataaaatttctagaaAAGGAAATGTGACAAACTCTTCTTAGTGCAATTCTTTCTTCTAAATAAATGTGAGTTAATCAATTCAGGTTCATTCTTATTTCCTCAGCAGTTTTTCAATCAGCTAATTTAATATCCATTCATACTTTGTCTGAAGTAAAAACCAAACCATTCCAATTTTGATGAAGAAATCTAATCTTTATTTCTATGATGTTAGCACAATATACTCACACAATAGCTCTGATCTGTAATTAACAAAATACATTTATAGCACTTTACAAACTTTATCAGTTTGGAAAACATTGCATAACATTTTATTAAACacaatactttatatatatatattatatatatattcataattttatttactttaaaaagatAATTAACTCTCTTTATTCAATACTTGATTTTATCAATAAAGCACAGCCTAACAAAGGAAGAAGTGCTCCCATTAGCAAATAAGATAAATAGAACACTACGAAGAGATACCACCTGTTAGtctgatttattttaaattaaggtACCAGTGGAATGTAAACAAATTTttttgtaatctttttttttacaaaagatgTGTTATCAAATATACATGCAGAGGTCTGAGTTCTAGTGTCTACCGTTATATTTCCTTAACAATGTGGTACAATTTGTTAAGTCATTAAAAACTGTAGCCTTTGGCACTTTGAGTAGAAAAAGAATATATCAATattatgtaaagaaaaaaaattcaatgacTAGAGAAGTACTTTAAAATCTTTTGTTAAGAAATAGGAAAGATTAGGAAATATCATCTGCACCTGAAATGCTGCAGCTTATTTCTTCTACAGAGTACTAAAACCAGTCCACCTTCCCCTCTGCACGCTGGCACCAGCCAGAAGGAATgtcatgatggtggtgatggtaagAAGTGGGGAAGGCAGCGGTTTACTCCCACTTCTCTCTCTGAGAAGGAAATTGCCAGAAGGGACATGGTTGAGTCTGTATTTTATTGCCAGGGTTTACAATTCTGCTGGTTTCAGCTAAATTCCTAATGCTTTAGGAGATTGGTGTTTCTAGAAAGCTCTGCCCTTTAAATGTAGAAGCTGATATGATATGATAATATCCATCTCTGAACAACTCATGTTCTCATTGAAACCTGAGCTGAGATCAGATCAAccagctctgtttttttttttccttttatgctCTTGGCAATCATCAATTGTACATTAGAATTCTTAAGAAATGGTGTAAAAAGGTTTAATACTAAATTCCAAGAGCCAATATTTCTTCATACCTTAAATATTTAACTTGGAAaacacttcaaaatatttttttttcatcttcttgTTACTGATAGTATTGGTTTCCTTTGATTTAGGCTCAAGGCTTAACAAGATAGGTAGCAAAATCTTGTTGATGGTATGTTAAGCACGAAAACTGTGCCTTCagatattttgaagaaatacactCTTTATACAGTAAAATACTTTCACTTatcaatttgctttttttttttccagattcttCCTGTTGGTgtccaaaaaaaaatattttagggaaGGGGGTAAAATCCAACCACTCTGGCTGTAGATTTCTGGTCATCAGGATATTGGAAAAGGTCAATATCTAGGACAAAATGAAATTTGGGGATTATTATGATGGCGACCTAAGCCAGCTGGTTGGAGACACATAAGGATAGATTTGACCAACATTTCTGGCAAGATAACCCACAATGTCAAGTTTTGGCTCAGATTTCTTGTTTATAACTTCACAGCAGACTACTCTGCTGAAGGAATGTCAATTATTTTCACTTTTAGAGCAGGAAAACATATCATAtaacatcaaataaaattaataaattaagagtcataaaatgcaaaatataaaCACAACAATTTCAAAAGATTTtctgaaacaatatgtattttaaattatgCAGATTCACTCACTGAAAATCAGATTCTTCATTAGCAGTACCTGTACGTAAATAAAAAGCAGCAGAAAAAACTATGCATAAAAGTACAAGTTACTTACTCCCATTCACTGAAAATATTCCTACACAAGTTTTGATGTTGAAGAAAGCATAATTTTGAAGAAGCGCACATAAACCTTCCATTTTCTGACTGTGAGAGCCACTACAGGGAAGCTGCGGTTATCCTATTCTAACACAAAGTAGCCAGCATCTTCTTAATAAAGTAGCATTTCTCTGACAAGGAATTGCACACCACTATTTCACAGCTAAATAGAGTTTGAGAGTTTACATGGTACATGTACTATAATAATCAGCACCACCCATATTGAGCTGTAGGTGCAGATTCTGCAAAATGAATATATAATACTGCATGGCCTCTGCTGTTGGGAAAACCTGTGTGTTCTGGATTCCCACAGTGTAATTATAAAGAAAAATCCCCAAAGTTGGCACATTCAGGAAGTAAAATAGTATACATAGAAGGAAACCACTTTCTTTTAATACTGCCCTCTGCAAAACCTTTTGAATCTGATGATAGGTCTTAAGAAAACTCTTCACATTATCACATTAGTTAGGTTTTTGCATTGTGCTTTTCCCTCCCCCTGATGTTAAATCTACAAGTTTAGTGTGGTAGTTCTCAAGATGTAGAGAGTTCCGTGCGGATGGTGAACTATCTAGTTTGGCGAGAAGGCTTTCCGATCCTCCGGAGCAGGTAGAATCAACACTCAGTCTTTTGGGAGTCGCCCAAATGATTGAAGGGTCATCACTCAATCCTTATAAGCCCGTGTTGGGGAGGTTCCTTTGTAGAAGATATTTCTAGTGTTTTCCGGGCTGTTGCTTCTCTCAGGGATTAAAATGATGTTGCCCTTTCTCCGAAGGGTGGAGTCGCGGGAGGAAGAAATGGACAGCGTCTCTGAACCAATTTCACTGCCCTCCACTGGGGTGACGCGGATGGTGGTGATCCCatggtggtgatgctcattgctatCAATGTTGCTTCTCTTGCGATCTCCAGAACCAAAACTGTCTTTCAGGGACTCACAGCTTTCTGAGTCCCTGTTGAGATCGTTGAGCTCGTAAGTTTGGCGAAGGCTGCCCTTCTCAGGAGCCTTCCATTTCCAGGAGCCACTGCCTTCGCCTTCGGTGGACGGGATCTGGATGATGGGCCTGTTGTTCTCCGGGTGAGCCTCGACTCTCACGATCCCACTGGGCTCGTGGTCGGTCAAGGTTTTGTAGCGGATGGATCCGGTGCAGGAGACGGTGCTGCCCTCGGTGTTCTTGGGGCTACTCTGGAGGACGCCCTGCTGCTTGGACATGGCTATCACTTGCATGATTCGAGGCTGACTGTTGCTTCTGTTACAGGCCACGGTCTTCTCAGCTGCCTTCAACCACTTGGCACGAGCAGAGCTACTCTTGGGGGAGGTGCTGATGTTTTCCTGGGTCTCCTCGGGGATGTGCACCAGCTGTGAGGAGCCAGGGCGGGACTGGATGGACACTCTTGGGCCTCCTGGCATGCTGTTGTTACACCCGGGGACCGTGCTCGGCTGGATCTTGAGGTACTGATTGCCAGGACCGTGGTGGTCTCCATTCACCCCCACCCTGGATGGCTCTGAGCTTGACCTCATTTCTATGGATCTGGGGGGTGACTGCCCGGGCTCAGTCTCCATAACTTGCAGAGACAACTTCCGACTCTCATTCTTATTCTTCCACTGGGTGAGGAGCTGCTTGGATCGAGCGGAATCCATAGAGGCATGAATGCTCGCGTTTCTTCGGACAGGGTCTTCCACGGAGGGCGTGTTGGCTCTCGGCAGGGTGTTGCTGAAGGTGACCATGTTCTCCTTCCCCATGGGGCTCCGTGGAGTGATGATTTCCACGTCGGCGTTTGCCCTTTTGAGGTTTGTTAGGGAGCTGGCGTCTCGGTGGTTTCGGTTGAGGATGCCCTCTGTGTGAGCAATCCCGTCACTGCTGCTGCCGTTCTTAGCTGCCAGAACCCGGCTGGGGTCCTGATTGAGATCTGTCAGAGACCGGAGGGCTTCTCTGTGCTGAAACACACTGTCTTCACTAGGCAGAAAATTCCCAACAGCATACAGGCCCTAGTTCAAGGCAAAACCATAAATATCATGCTCTAGGACACATACCTGCTGTTTCCCCCAGAGTGCATGACAAGCATAAATAAGTCAGGTGCCAGggggaagctttttttttttttttttaaaaaaaaa is a window encoding:
- the Plppr4 gene encoding phospholipid phosphatase-related protein type 4 isoform X2, encoding MSAKERPKGKVIKDSVTLLPCFYFVELPILASSVVSLYFLELTDVFKPVHSGFSCYDRSLSMPYIEPTQEAIPFLMLLSLAFAGPAITIMVGEGILYCCLSKRRNGVGLEPNINAGGCNFNSFLRRAVRFVGVHVFGLCSTALITDIIQLSTGYQAPYFLTVCKPNYTSLNVSCKENSYIVEDICSGSDLTVINSGRKSFPSQHATLAAFAAVYVSGLYAVGNFLPSEDSVFQHREALRSLTDLNQDPSRVLAAKNGSSSDGIAHTEGILNRNHRDASSLTNLKRANADVEIITPRSPMGKENMVTFSNTLPRANTPSVEDPVRRNASIHASMDSARSKQLLTQWKNKNESRKLSLQVMETEPGQSPPRSIEMRSSSEPSRVGVNGDHHGPGNQYLKIQPSTVPGCNNSMPGGPRVSIQSRPGSSQLVHIPEETQENISTSPKSSSARAKWLKAAEKTVACNRSNSQPRIMQVIAMSKQQGVLQSSPKNTEGSTVSCTGSIRYKTLTDHEPSGIVRVEAHPENNRPIIQIPSTEGEGSGSWKWKAPEKGSLRQTYELNDLNRDSESCESLKDSFGSGDRKRSNIDSNEHHHHGITTIRVTPVEGSEIGSETLSISSSRDSTLRRKGNIILIPERSNSPENTRNIFYKGTSPTRAYKD
- the Plppr4 gene encoding phospholipid phosphatase-related protein type 4 isoform X1; amino-acid sequence: MQRAGSSGARGECDISRAGRLRLEEAARLGCTVHTSPGGGRRPGQAAGMSAKERPKGKVIKDSVTLLPCFYFVELPILASSVVSLYFLELTDVFKPVHSGFSCYDRSLSMPYIEPTQEAIPFLMLLSLAFAGPAITIMVGEGILYCCLSKRRNGVGLEPNINAGGCNFNSFLRRAVRFVGVHVFGLCSTALITDIIQLSTGYQAPYFLTVCKPNYTSLNVSCKENSYIVEDICSGSDLTVINSGRKSFPSQHATLAAFAAVYVSMYFNSTLTDSSKLLKPLLVFTFIICGIICGLTRITQYKNHPVDVYCGFLIGGGIALYLGLYAVGNFLPSEDSVFQHREALRSLTDLNQDPSRVLAAKNGSSSDGIAHTEGILNRNHRDASSLTNLKRANADVEIITPRSPMGKENMVTFSNTLPRANTPSVEDPVRRNASIHASMDSARSKQLLTQWKNKNESRKLSLQVMETEPGQSPPRSIEMRSSSEPSRVGVNGDHHGPGNQYLKIQPSTVPGCNNSMPGGPRVSIQSRPGSSQLVHIPEETQENISTSPKSSSARAKWLKAAEKTVACNRSNSQPRIMQVIAMSKQQGVLQSSPKNTEGSTVSCTGSIRYKTLTDHEPSGIVRVEAHPENNRPIIQIPSTEGEGSGSWKWKAPEKGSLRQTYELNDLNRDSESCESLKDSFGSGDRKRSNIDSNEHHHHGITTIRVTPVEGSEIGSETLSISSSRDSTLRRKGNIILIPERSNSPENTRNIFYKGTSPTRAYKD